From a region of the Thamnophis elegans isolate rThaEle1 unplaced genomic scaffold, rThaEle1.pri scaffold_101_arrow_ctg1, whole genome shotgun sequence genome:
- the LOC116523210 gene encoding probable N-acetyltransferase camello, whose translation MVSYHIREYCPGDYETVRDLFATGMSEYVPTLCLHMLKQPWVILILGCTFSLLLTSSKSLLLPILAITLLLAVGRQLLGYIWSMYIDHCLQKDLLDIQATYLGDKGSCFWVAEADECVVATVGARPSEEQPDELMLKRMSVRKDYRGFGIAKALCKTVISFAREHGYSSVVLNTLMVQHEARAMYEGVGFRKYHHYILPTVYGRLANCTISKYRYDVPSAE comes from the coding sequence ATGGTGTCTTACCACATCCGCGAGTATTGTCCTGGAGACTACGAGACTGTGCGGGACTTATTCGCCACAGGGATGAGCGAGTACGTGCCCACCCTGTGCCTCCACATGCTGAAGCAGCCTTGGGTCATCCTGATCCTGGGCTGCACCTTCAGCCTCCTGCTGACCAGCTCCAAGTCCTTGCTCCTACCCATCCTGGCTATCACCTTGCTGCTGGCTGTCGGCCGGCAACTCCTGGGTTACATCTGGTCGATGTATATTGACCACTGCCTCCAGAAGGACCTGCTGGACATCCAGGCCACCTACCTGGGCGACAAAGGCTCCTGCTTTTGGGTGGCCGAGGCGGACGAATGTGTGGTGGCCACCGTGGGGGCCAGGCCCTCTGAAGAACAGCCGGACGAACTCATGCTGAAGAGAATGTCTGTCCGGAAGGACTATCGGGGATTCGGCATCGCCAAAGCTCTTTGCAAGACTGTGATCTCTTTCGCCCGGGAGCACGGCTATTCTTCCGTGGTGTTGAACACCCTCATGGTCCAGCACGAAGCCCGGGCGATGTACGAAGGGGTGGGCTTCCGCAAATACCACCATTACATCCTCCCCACCGTCTACGGCAGGCTGGCCAACTGTACGATTTCCAAATATCGCTACGACGTCCCTAGCGCCGAGTGA
- the LOC116523209 gene encoding N-acetyltransferase family 8 member 3-like encodes MAAGTGGQKTPTAAHLTAGREKGDSLAGKYHIRKYEERDYEMVRAFYIQGIREHIPRAVWKSFSRPQLHLALLAVFLLTYLCSASVITSLAVVSLLLTAGALHMKRLWDEYLHHALTTDMMDIRRTYLEPKDCCFWVVDTGEEVVGMVAVIPPSWWSNAQELIRLSVKKEHRRQGLSKALVKTVIQFSEERGYQEVILGTSMVQYAAHRVYESMGFHKVLETYPFPFAKLVGFSVYWYYYKIPDTR; translated from the exons ATGGCTGCCGGCACAGGTGGCCAGAAGACGCCAACAGCTGCACACCTGACAGCAG GACGGGAGAAGGGTGACTCGCTGGCAGGCAAGTACCACATCCGGAAGTACGAGGAGAGAGACTATGAGATGGTGCGGGCATTTTACATTCAAGGGATCCGGGAACACATCCCTCGCGCGGTCTGGAAATCCTTCAGCCGTCCTCAGTTACACCTGGCGCTTCTGGCCGTCTTCCTCCTGACCTACCTCTGCTCGGCTTCCGTTATCACCTCCCTGGCGGTCGTCTCCCTCCTCTTGACGGCCGGCGCCCTTCACATGAAGAGGCTGTGGGATGAATATCTCCATCACGCCCTCACCACGGACATGATGGACATCAGGAGGACTTATCTGGAGCCAAAGGATTGCTGCTTCTGGGTGGTGGACACCGGAGAGGAAGTGGTAGGCATGGTGGccgtcatccctccatcctggtggAGCAACGCCCAGGAATTGATACGCCTTTCCGTGAAGAAGGAGCATCGGAGACAAGGGCTTTCCAAAGCCCTCGTCAAGACCGTCATCCAATTTTCTGAGGAGCGCGGCTACCAAGAAGTCATCTTGGGGACCTCCATGGTCCAATATGCAGCTCATCGGGTCTACGAGAGCATGGGCTTCCACAAAGTCCTGGAGACGTATCCCTTTCCCTTTGCTAAGTTGGTAGGCTTTTCCGTCTACTGgtattactacaaaatccccgACACTCGCTGA